One window from the genome of Helicobacter pylori encodes:
- a CDS encoding lytic transglycosylase domain-containing protein yields the protein MRFLILFFIGTLGVGFSQTELDLKDLEKKPAGIVRDYYLWRYISDKKTSLENAKKAYELTQNKNSALQKAMQEKGSDNAEKNPDAKMPEDIYCKQITLESMLETTDTFQASCIAIALKSKIRDFDKIPIQTFKPLQEKIKEAYPVLYEELEILQSKHVSASLFKANAQVFSALFNHLSYEKKLQIFEEHIPIKELNRLLDENYPAFNRLIYQVILDPKLDHFKDALAKSNATQSNAQTFFILGINEILRKKPSKALKYFERSEEVVKDDDFSKNRAIFWQYLVSKKKKTLERLSQSPALNLYSLYASRKLKTTPSYRIISHIQNLSQEDPPFNTYDPFSWQIFKEKTLSLKDEGAFNAMLKSLYYEKSAPELTYLLSQRNKDKIYYYLSPYEGIIEWQNTDERAMAYAIARQESFLLPAVISRSFALGLMQIMPFNVGPFAKRLGMDNIDLNDMFNPNIALKLGNYYLNHLKKEFNHPLFVAYAYNAGPGFLRRWLESSKRFKEKNHFEPWLSMELMPYSETRMYGFRVMLNYLIYQEIFGNFIPIDGFLEQTLNSKDKP from the coding sequence ATGCGTTTTTTGATCTTATTTTTTATCGGTACACTTGGCGTTGGTTTTTCTCAAACCGAGTTGGATTTAAAGGATTTAGAAAAAAAGCCCGCCGGGATTGTTAGGGATTATTATTTGTGGCGTTATATTAGCGATAAAAAAACGAGTTTAGAAAACGCTAAAAAAGCCTATGAATTGACCCAAAATAAAAACAGTGCCCTACAAAAAGCCATGCAAGAAAAAGGCTCAGACAATGCAGAAAAAAACCCTGATGCCAAAATGCCTGAAGATATTTATTGCAAGCAAATTACCCTAGAAAGCATGTTAGAAACAACAGACACTTTCCAAGCGAGTTGTATCGCTATCGCTTTAAAATCAAAAATCAGAGATTTTGATAAAATCCCCATTCAAACCTTTAAACCTTTACAAGAAAAAATCAAAGAGGCTTACCCCGTTCTTTATGAAGAATTAGAAATTTTGCAAAGTAAGCATGTGAGCGCTTCTTTGTTTAAGGCTAACGCGCAAGTGTTTAGCGCGCTCTTTAACCATTTGAGTTATGAAAAAAAGCTCCAAATTTTTGAAGAGCATATCCCGATTAAAGAGTTAAACCGCCTTTTAGATGAAAATTACCCAGCGTTTAACCGCTTGATCTATCAAGTCATCTTAGATCCTAAATTGGATCATTTTAAAGACGCTCTCGCTAAAAGTAACGCCACCCAAAGCAACGCGCAAACTTTTTTTATCCTAGGGATCAATGAAATCTTGCGCAAAAAACCCTCTAAAGCGCTCAAGTATTTTGAACGATCTGAAGAGGTTGTCAAAGACGATGATTTTTCAAAAAATAGAGCGATTTTTTGGCAGTATTTAGTCTCCAAAAAGAAAAAAACTTTAGAACGCCTTTCACAAAGCCCTGCCCTAAATCTCTATAGTCTTTATGCGAGCCGAAAATTAAAAACCACGCCCAGTTACCGCATCATTTCTCACATCCAAAATTTAAGTCAAGAAGACCCTCCTTTTAACACTTACGATCCTTTTTCGTGGCAAATTTTTAAGGAAAAAACCTTGAGTTTGAAAGATGAGGGCGCGTTTAATGCGATGCTAAAAAGCCTGTATTATGAAAAAAGCGCCCCTGAATTGACCTATCTTTTAAGCCAACGCAATAAAGACAAGATTTATTATTATTTATCCCCTTATGAAGGCATTATTGAATGGCAAAATACAGATGAAAGGGCTATGGCGTATGCGATCGCTAGGCAAGAAAGCTTTTTGCTCCCGGCAGTCATTTCGCGCTCGTTCGCTTTGGGGCTTATGCAAATCATGCCCTTTAATGTAGGGCCTTTCGCTAAACGCCTTGGCATGGATAACATTGATCTAAACGACATGTTTAACCCCAACATCGCTCTCAAACTTGGCAATTATTACTTGAATCATTTGAAAAAAGAATTCAACCACCCCCTTTTTGTCGCCTACGCTTATAACGCTGGGCCTGGGTTTTTAAGGAGGTGGTTAGAAAGCTCCAAACGATTTAAAGAAAAAAATCATTTTGAGCCATGGCTTAGCATGGAGCTTATGCCTTATAGCGAGACTCGCATGTATGGCTTTAGAGTCATGCTCAATTACTTGATTTATCAAGAAATTTTTGGGAATTTCATCCCTATTGATGGATTTTTAGAACAAACTCTTAACTCAAAGGACAAACCATGA
- a CDS encoding SRPBCC domain-containing protein: MNAIQWPKKWVPGETDNFVSNEVIVKGLDFNKVVQHLRDASCWEKYYKNSGNVHMHNQDNTILKDKTRFRFETFGFLVEAQVEEFELKDTILRLAWRGWNEAKGDEYLEAYHAWIVEKLDNDRVRILTQETQLGVPAKALAKSVPNAMLNGHQDWLDGLVAYSR; the protein is encoded by the coding sequence ATGAATGCGATTCAATGGCCTAAGAAATGGGTTCCAGGAGAGACTGATAATTTTGTGTCCAATGAAGTCATTGTCAAAGGTTTGGATTTTAATAAAGTGGTGCAACACTTAAGAGACGCGTCTTGTTGGGAAAAGTATTACAAAAATTCAGGGAATGTCCACATGCATAATCAAGACAATACCATTCTTAAAGACAAGACTCGTTTCCGCTTTGAAACTTTTGGCTTTTTAGTGGAGGCACAGGTGGAAGAGTTTGAATTGAAAGACACCATACTGCGTTTGGCTTGGAGAGGTTGGAATGAAGCTAAAGGCGATGAGTATCTTGAAGCCTATCACGCATGGATTGTTGAAAAATTAGATAATGATCGTGTGCGTATTTTAACCCAAGAAACTCAGTTAGGAGTCCCTGCTAAAGCTTTAGCGAAATCTGTGCCTAATGCGATGCTAAATGGCCATCAAGATTGGTTAGATGGTTTAGTGGCGTATTCACGCTAA
- a CDS encoding CCA tRNA nucleotidyltransferase produces the protein MFELEEGLKELFDIYEKSPYELYLVGGCVRDHLMGITPKDYDLTSNALVNESKELLLKHDFRVLETGIKHGTITALKNHQSYEITTFRMEKGHIKHRKPKELVFSAHLTDDLKRRDFSMNAIAYSPTKGLIDPFKGQNAIENQTIECVGEARLRFFEDALRILRSLRFSATLGFKIAPSTKEAVFACKDLLKHLSKERLQSELNKLLMGKNVYEVAKEYQEILELVTQEKIENLGFLKNAPFNLELRLLGFFKHQKSLENLRYPKKTCVLFSKAKECHKAFFNIHSKTGLKFLLKNYDLEPFNLALDFYALENPKRALKIKSLLKEIFDSNEPFKKEHLALKGGALQSLGYQHQKIGEILNACLNLVIENPKNNALEWLIEWVKDHYLPNDAINLSPIGRKN, from the coding sequence GTGTTTGAGTTGGAAGAAGGATTAAAAGAATTGTTTGACATTTATGAAAAATCTCCTTATGAGCTTTACTTGGTAGGGGGGTGCGTGCGCGATCATTTAATGGGCATTACCCCAAAAGATTACGATTTAACCTCAAACGCTTTAGTCAATGAAAGTAAAGAGCTTCTTTTAAAGCACGATTTTAGGGTTCTAGAAACCGGTATCAAACATGGCACGATCACGGCTCTTAAAAACCATCAAAGCTATGAAATCACAACCTTTAGAATGGAAAAAGGGCATATCAAGCACCGAAAGCCTAAAGAATTGGTTTTTAGTGCTCATTTAACAGACGATTTAAAGCGGCGCGATTTTAGCATGAATGCGATCGCTTATAGCCCTACAAAAGGGCTGATTGATCCTTTTAAAGGGCAGAATGCGATTGAAAATCAAACGATTGAATGCGTGGGGGAAGCGCGATTAAGGTTTTTTGAAGACGCTTTAAGGATTTTAAGATCGTTGCGATTTAGCGCGACTTTAGGCTTTAAGATAGCGCCAAGCACTAAAGAAGCGGTTTTTGCGTGTAAGGATTTGTTAAAACACCTTTCTAAAGAACGCTTACAAAGCGAGTTGAATAAGCTTCTTATGGGGAAAAACGTCTATGAAGTGGCTAAAGAATATCAAGAAATTTTAGAGTTGGTTACTCAAGAAAAAATAGAAAATTTAGGGTTTTTAAAAAACGCGCCTTTCAATCTGGAATTAAGATTGTTAGGGTTTTTTAAGCATCAAAAAAGTTTAGAAAATTTACGCTACCCTAAAAAAACTTGTGTTTTATTTTCCAAAGCTAAAGAATGCCATAAAGCTTTTTTTAATATTCATAGCAAAACAGGATTGAAGTTTTTATTGAAAAACTACGATTTAGAGCCTTTTAATTTGGCTTTAGATTTTTATGCACTAGAAAACCCCAAACGCGCTTTAAAAATCAAAAGCTTGTTAAAAGAAATCTTTGATTCTAACGAGCCTTTTAAAAAAGAACACCTAGCCCTTAAGGGCGGCGCGCTTCAAAGCTTGGGTTATCAGCACCAAAAAATCGGCGAAATTTTAAACGCATGCTTAAATTTAGTCATTGAAAATCCCAAAAACAACGCTTTAGAATGGCTGATTGAATGGGTTAAAGATCATTATTTACCTAATGATGCTATAAATCTTTCGCCAATAGGCAGAAAAAATTAA
- the galU gene encoding UTP--glucose-1-phosphate uridylyltransferase GalU: MIKKCLFPAAGYGTRFLPITKTIPKEMLPIVDKPLIQYAVEEAMEAGCEVMAIVTGRNKRSLEDYFDTSYEIEHQIQGTNKENALKSIRNIIEKCCFSYVRQKQMKGLGHAILTGEALIGNEPFAVILADDLCISHEYPSVLKQMTSLYQKYQCSIVAIEEVALEEVSKYGVIRGEWLEEGVYEIKDMVEKPSQEDAPSNLAVIGRYILTPDIFEILSETKPGKNNEIQITDALRTQAKRKRIIAYQFKGKRYDCGSVEGYIEASNAYYKKRL; encoded by the coding sequence ATGATTAAAAAATGCCTTTTTCCTGCCGCTGGCTACGGCACGCGCTTTTTGCCGATCACTAAAACCATTCCTAAAGAAATGCTGCCCATTGTGGATAAACCTTTAATCCAATACGCTGTGGAAGAAGCGATGGAAGCGGGCTGTGAAGTGATGGCGATCGTTACGGGTAGGAATAAACGAAGCTTAGAAGATTATTTTGACACGAGCTATGAAATAGAGCATCAAATCCAAGGCACTAACAAAGAAAACGCTCTAAAAAGCATTCGTAACATTATAGAGAAATGCTGTTTTTCCTATGTGCGCCAAAAGCAAATGAAAGGCTTAGGGCATGCGATTTTAACCGGGGAAGCCCTCATAGGCAATGAGCCTTTTGCGGTGATTTTAGCCGATGACTTATGCATAAGTCATGAGTATCCTAGCGTGTTAAAGCAAATGACTTCATTGTATCAAAAATACCAATGCTCCATTGTAGCCATTGAAGAAGTGGCGCTAGAAGAAGTTTCAAAATACGGCGTGATCAGGGGCGAATGGTTAGAAGAGGGGGTGTATGAGATTAAAGACATGGTGGAAAAACCAAGCCAAGAAGACGCCCCAAGCAATCTGGCCGTCATTGGGCGCTACATTTTAACCCCGGATATTTTTGAAATTTTAAGCGAGACGAAACCGGGTAAAAACAATGAAATCCAAATTACGGATGCCTTACGCACTCAAGCCAAAAGAAAGCGCATCATCGCTTACCAATTCAAAGGCAAACGATACGATTGCGGGAGCGTGGAAGGCTATATTGAAGCGAGTAACGCTTATTATAAAAAACGCTTATAA
- the queC gene encoding 7-cyano-7-deazaguanine synthase QueC: MEQEICVIGFSGGQDSTTLAVWAKKRFKKVCLVGFDYAQKHSVELECAQKIASLLQLPYEIIPLDFLENITHSALFKNSNDLIGHSHAQNKDLPNSFVPNRNAIFITLLHSYAQKIGASNIALGVSQADFSGYPDCKEDFIKSIEHALNLGSNTAIKILTPLMFLNKAQEFQMAKDLGALDLIIKETHTCYQGERKILHAYGYGCDECLACQLRKKGFEEFQAML; the protein is encoded by the coding sequence ATGGAACAAGAAATTTGCGTGATCGGTTTTAGCGGCGGGCAAGACAGCACCACTTTGGCTGTATGGGCGAAAAAGCGTTTTAAAAAAGTCTGTTTAGTGGGGTTTGATTACGCACAAAAACACTCTGTGGAATTGGAATGCGCTCAAAAAATCGCTTCTCTTTTACAACTCCCTTATGAAATCATCCCATTAGATTTTTTAGAAAATATCACCCACTCCGCGCTTTTTAAAAACTCTAACGATTTAATAGGGCATTCGCATGCGCAAAATAAAGATTTACCCAACTCCTTTGTGCCTAATCGTAACGCTATTTTTATCACCCTTTTGCATTCTTACGCGCAAAAAATAGGGGCTAGCAACATCGCTTTAGGGGTTTCGCAAGCGGATTTTAGCGGCTATCCGGATTGTAAAGAAGATTTTATTAAAAGCATCGAACATGCCCTAAATTTAGGATCAAACACAGCGATTAAAATCCTGACGCCTTTAATGTTTTTGAATAAAGCGCAAGAATTTCAAATGGCTAAAGATTTAGGGGCTTTGGATCTAATCATCAAAGAAACGCACACCTGCTATCAAGGAGAGCGAAAGATTTTGCATGCTTATGGCTATGGCTGCGATGAATGCCTAGCATGCCAATTGAGGAAAAAAGGCTTTGAAGAGTTTCAAGCCATGCTGTAA
- a CDS encoding NAD(P)-dependent oxidoreductase, which translates to MKIGWIGLGAMGTPMATRLHDANLEVSVYNRTESKAAPLKEKGVAVYTNPIDLAAKVDLIFTMLSDKTAIDAVLAPEFWEQMSEKIVVNMSTIAPLESLSLEKIAQKHQVTYLEAPVSGSVGAAKAGALLILAAGEKEVITQLKPVFTHLGSQIFYLGKIGQGTGAKLSINSLLAQMGVAYSEALLLAKHLGVDAESFLQIIGQSGMNSPLFQAKKGMWLQDNYPAAFSLKLMLKDIRLANNEAGEAIKLPFLFQAEELYSQAEKSGLGEMDMAAVYHYLEKGDH; encoded by the coding sequence ATGAAAATCGGATGGATTGGACTTGGGGCTATGGGGACTCCTATGGCGACTCGTTTGCACGATGCAAATTTAGAAGTATCGGTTTATAACCGAACAGAGAGCAAAGCAGCCCCCTTAAAAGAAAAGGGCGTAGCGGTTTATACTAACCCTATAGATTTGGCCGCTAAAGTTGATCTGATTTTTACCATGCTTTCGGATAAAACGGCGATTGATGCTGTTTTAGCGCCAGAATTTTGGGAACAGATGTCTGAAAAAATCGTGGTGAATATGAGCACCATCGCTCCTTTGGAGAGCTTATCTTTAGAAAAAATCGCTCAAAAGCATCAAGTAACTTACCTTGAAGCGCCTGTTTCAGGATCGGTTGGTGCAGCAAAAGCTGGGGCGTTATTGATTTTAGCAGCAGGTGAAAAAGAAGTAATCACTCAACTCAAACCTGTTTTTACGCATTTAGGGAGTCAGATTTTTTATTTGGGTAAGATTGGTCAAGGGACAGGGGCTAAACTATCCATTAATAGCCTTTTGGCTCAAATGGGGGTTGCTTATTCAGAAGCTTTGCTATTAGCCAAACATTTAGGGGTTGATGCAGAGTCATTTTTGCAAATTATTGGCCAATCTGGCATGAATTCGCCTCTCTTTCAAGCTAAAAAAGGCATGTGGTTGCAAGATAATTATCCGGCCGCTTTCAGTTTGAAGCTCATGCTCAAGGACATTCGTTTGGCCAACAATGAAGCAGGAGAGGCGATAAAGTTGCCATTCTTATTTCAAGCAGAAGAGCTTTATTCTCAAGCAGAAAAATCCGGTTTAGGCGAAATGGATATGGCAGCCGTTTATCATTATTTAGAAAAAGGAGATCATTAA
- a CDS encoding YggT family protein produces the protein MIFSTLINAVAVILSSLITIYMWVVIIYSLISFVQPNPNNPIMQILARLCEPVFYFLRSRFKLVFNGLDFAPLVVVIVLKFLDLTLIQWLFALAKSL, from the coding sequence ATGATTTTTTCTACCCTTATTAATGCGGTAGCGGTGATTTTAAGCTCGCTCATTACGATTTATATGTGGGTGGTGATCATTTATTCGCTTATCAGCTTCGTGCAGCCTAACCCTAATAACCCCATCATGCAAATCCTCGCTCGCTTGTGTGAGCCGGTGTTTTATTTTTTACGCTCTAGATTCAAGTTGGTGTTTAACGGGTTGGATTTCGCTCCTTTAGTGGTAGTCATTGTGTTGAAATTTTTAGATTTAACCCTCATCCAATGGCTTTTTGCGCTCGCCAAAAGCCTCTAA
- the gltX gene encoding glutamate--tRNA ligase, whose translation MLRFAPSPTGDMHIGNLRAAIFNYIVAKQQHKPFLIRIEDTDKERNIEGKDQEILEILKLMGISWDKLVYQSHNIDYHREMAEKLLKENKAFYCYASAEFLEREKEKAKNEKRPFRYLDEWATLEKDKNHAPVVRLKAPNHAVSFNDAIKKEVRFEPDELDSFVLLRQDKSPTYNFACACDDLLYEISLIIRGEDHVSNTPKQILIQEALGSNDPIVYAHLPIILDEVSGKKMSKRDEASSVKWLLNQGFLPVAIANYLITIGNKVPKEVFSLDEAIKWFSLENLSSSPAHFNLKYLKHLNHEHLKLLDDEELLELTSIKDKNLLGLLRLFIEECGTLLELKEKISLFLEPKDIVKTYENEDFKERCLVLFNALKSMDFQAYKDFESFKKEAMRLSQLKGKDFFKPLRILLTGNSHGVELPLIFPYIQSHHQEVLRLKA comes from the coding sequence ATGCTTCGTTTTGCGCCTTCGCCTACAGGGGATATGCACATAGGGAATTTAAGGGCAGCCATTTTCAACTACATTGTGGCCAAACAGCAACACAAACCCTTTCTCATTCGCATTGAAGACACGGACAAAGAGCGCAACATTGAAGGCAAAGACCAAGAAATTTTAGAAATTTTAAAGCTTATGGGGATAAGCTGGGACAAGCTCGTGTATCAAAGCCATAATATAGATTACCACAGAGAAATGGCAGAAAAATTACTGAAAGAAAATAAAGCGTTTTATTGTTATGCGAGCGCGGAGTTTTTAGAGAGGGAAAAAGAAAAAGCCAAAAATGAAAAACGCCCTTTCAGGTATTTAGACGAGTGGGCCACTTTAGAAAAAGACAAGAACCATGCCCCTGTGGTGCGTTTGAAAGCCCCAAATCATGCGGTGTCTTTCAACGATGCGATTAAAAAAGAAGTGAGATTTGAGCCTGATGAATTGGATTCTTTTGTGCTTTTGAGACAGGATAAAAGCCCTACTTATAATTTCGCTTGCGCATGCGATGATTTGCTTTATGAAATCAGTCTGATCATTAGAGGCGAAGATCATGTGAGTAACACCCCTAAACAAATTTTAATCCAAGAAGCTTTAGGCTCAAACGATCCGATTGTTTATGCGCATTTGCCCATTATTTTAGATGAAGTAAGCGGTAAAAAGATGAGTAAAAGAGACGAAGCGTCCAGCGTGAAATGGCTTTTGAATCAAGGGTTTTTACCGGTTGCGATTGCGAATTACCTCATCACTATCGGTAACAAAGTGCCTAAGGAAGTTTTTAGTCTTGATGAAGCGATAAAATGGTTTAGTTTAGAAAATCTTTCCAGTTCCCCGGCCCATTTTAATTTAAAATATTTAAAACACTTAAACCACGAGCATTTAAAGCTTTTAGACGATGAAGAGTTATTAGAACTCACTTCAATAAAAGATAAAAATCTTTTAGGGCTTTTAAGATTGTTTATAGAAGAATGTGGTACGCTTTTAGAATTGAAAGAAAAAATTTCGTTGTTTTTAGAGCCAAAGGATATTGTTAAAACTTATGAAAACGAAGATTTTAAAGAGCGTTGTTTAGTGCTTTTTAACGCTCTAAAAAGCATGGATTTTCAAGCCTATAAGGATTTTGAAAGTTTTAAAAAAGAAGCCATGCGATTGAGCCAGCTTAAGGGTAAGGATTTTTTCAAACCTTTGCGCATTCTTTTGACCGGGAATTCGCATGGCGTTGAATTGCCTTTGATTTTCCCCTATATCCAAAGCCATCATCAAGAAGTTTTAAGGCTCAAAGCATGA
- the frxA gene encoding NAD(P)H-dependent flavin oxidoreductase FrxA — protein MDREQVVALQHQRFAAKKYDPNRRISQKDWEALVEVGRLAPSSIGLEPWKMLLLKNERMKEDLKPMAWGALFGLEGASHFVIYLARKGVTYDSDYVKKVMHEVKKRDYDTNSRFAQIIKNFQENDMKLNSERSLFDWASKQTYIQMANMMMAAAMLGIDSCPIEGYDQEKVEAYLEEKGYLNTAEFGVSVMACFGYRNQEITPKTRWKTEVIYEVIE, from the coding sequence ATGGACAGAGAACAAGTGGTTGCTTTACAGCACCAACGATTTGCTGCAAAAAAATACGATCCTAATCGTCGTATTTCTCAAAAGGATTGGGAAGCTTTGGTTGAAGTGGGGAGGTTAGCCCCTTCTTCAATCGGGCTTGAACCATGGAAAATGCTTTTATTGAAAAATGAACGCATGAAAGAAGATTTAAAACCGATGGCCTGGGGGGCGCTTTTTGGTTTAGAGGGAGCGAGCCATTTTGTCATTTATCTTGCGCGAAAAGGCGTTACTTATGACAGCGATTATGTTAAGAAAGTGATGCATGAGGTTAAAAAAAGGGATTATGACACTAATTCCAGGTTCGCTCAAATCATCAAAAATTTCCAAGAGAACGATATGAAACTCAATAGCGAACGATCTTTGTTTGATTGGGCTAGCAAGCAGACTTATATCCAAATGGCGAACATGATGATGGCAGCAGCCATGTTAGGGATTGATTCTTGCCCGATTGAAGGGTATGATCAAGAAAAAGTGGAGGCTTATTTAGAGGAAAAAGGCTATCTGAACACGGCGGAATTTGGTGTGTCGGTAATGGCTTGTTTTGGTTATCGTAATCAGGAAATTACCCCTAAAACCCGTTGGAAGACAGAAGTTATTTATGAAGTGATTGAATAA
- a CDS encoding protein hydE — MAFVFLFKCVNEKTSLNFTPLLEQMACNLQVRFYSVYKDNTTSFYLQASAEITLEFAQKLSEILPFSLDFSFLSLKEITEPLDENFFQTTSLSKPLFMNAKEHQDFLDKNASLYANALGFVKNTAFKGAIIHSPKELIDCLTQLKDMLKTQDFIPVHTSRGALSLSLKKLSISVIFSDLSSVLSCTKLSLEDAKYLASLEKPSIKASLKSVFKDTFKNDEIIVQLPYDPILNLLCHILQDEGIEFVFMHESHSCEALLHYEALFKTPKRLITPAKNFVLENNLSAIAFKDELEFLSTTRNSIVLYFSFKRPTRLLLHANGSLKTLLSVSFDFNKMFNALKQDEKASRMLQNYATKFPNFYARILELSKYQLGGTNLLDFFRILGFVLGYSEDFCTQSVIPLAKECLRPKGPRIDYKILKNDSLKMALNFSKIMHSAMSFRLAGVENEILSLGILDSLAEFLGNFIWDNAQNFSVQEVTIAGDFFGEKVFLDLFVRYFPKTLALKAHAFLDYE; from the coding sequence TTGGCGTTTGTTTTTCTTTTTAAATGCGTTAATGAAAAAACAAGCCTAAATTTTACGCCCCTTTTAGAGCAAATGGCATGCAATTTGCAAGTGCGTTTTTATAGCGTTTATAAGGATAATACCACTTCTTTCTACCTCCAAGCGAGCGCTGAGATCACTTTAGAATTCGCGCAAAAACTCAGCGAAATTCTGCCCTTTTCTTTAGATTTTAGCTTTTTGTCTTTAAAGGAAATCACAGAGCCTTTAGATGAAAATTTTTTCCAAACAACAAGCCTTTCAAAGCCCCTTTTTATGAACGCTAAAGAGCATCAAGATTTTTTAGACAAAAATGCATCTTTGTATGCCAATGCGTTAGGTTTTGTCAAAAACACCGCTTTTAAGGGGGCTATAATCCATAGCCCTAAAGAGCTTATAGATTGCTTAACCCAATTAAAAGACATGCTCAAAACACAGGATTTTATCCCTGTTCACACTTCTAGGGGGGCATTATCCCTTTCTTTAAAAAAGCTCTCTATAAGCGTTATTTTTAGCGATCTTTCTAGCGTTTTGAGTTGCACTAAATTGTCTTTAGAGGACGCTAAATATTTAGCCAGTTTGGAAAAACCCTCTATCAAAGCCTCTTTAAAAAGCGTGTTTAAGGACACTTTTAAAAACGATGAAATCATAGTCCAACTACCCTATGACCCCATATTGAATTTATTGTGCCATATTTTACAAGATGAGGGGATAGAATTTGTTTTTATGCATGAAAGCCATTCTTGTGAAGCACTTTTGCATTATGAAGCGCTTTTTAAAACCCCTAAGCGTTTGATCACACCCGCTAAAAATTTCGTGTTAGAAAACAATCTTTCTGCCATTGCTTTTAAAGATGAATTAGAGTTTTTAAGCACAACCCGAAATTCTATCGTTTTATATTTTAGTTTCAAGCGCCCTACAAGGTTGTTATTGCATGCTAATGGTTCTTTAAAAACGCTTTTAAGCGTCAGTTTTGATTTTAACAAAATGTTTAACGCGCTCAAACAAGATGAAAAAGCCTCTAGAATGCTACAAAACTACGCCACTAAATTCCCTAATTTTTACGCGCGTATTTTAGAGCTTTCTAAATACCAACTAGGGGGCACGAATTTATTGGATTTTTTTCGCATTTTAGGGTTTGTTTTGGGTTATAGCGAGGATTTTTGCACGCAGAGCGTTATTCCTTTGGCTAAAGAATGCTTACGCCCTAAAGGCCCTAGAATTGATTATAAAATCCTTAAAAACGATTCTTTGAAAATGGCTTTAAACTTTTCAAAGATCATGCACAGCGCGATGAGTTTCAGGCTCGCAGGCGTGGAAAATGAAATTTTGAGTTTGGGGATTTTGGATTCTTTAGCGGAGTTTTTAGGGAATTTCATTTGGGATAACGCTCAAAATTTTAGCGTCCAAGAAGTAACGATCGCTGGGGATTTCTTTGGCGAAAAAGTGTTTTTGGATTTGTTTGTGCGGTATTTCCCTAAAACCCTTGCTCTTAAAGCACATGCGTTTTTGGATTATGAATAA
- the oipA gene encoding outer inflammatory protein OipA, producing MKKTLLLFLSFSFWLHAERNGFYLGLNFAEGSYIQGQGSIGEKASAENALNQAINNAKNSLFPEQNTKAIRNAQNALNKVKDSKKIANRFAGNGGSGGLFNELSFGYKYFLGKKRIIGFRHSLFFGYQLGGVGSVPGSGLIAFLPYGFNTDLLINWTNDKRASQKYVERRVKGLSIFYKDMTGRTLDANTLKKASRHVFRKSSGLVIGMELGASTWFASNNLTPFNQVKSHTIFQLQGKFGVRWNNDEYDIDRYGDEIYLGGSSVELGVKVPAFKVNYYSDNYGDKLDYKRVVSVYLNYTYNFKNKH from the coding sequence ATGAAAAAAACCCTTTTACTCTTTCTGTCTTTCTCGTTCTGGCTCCACGCTGAAAGGAATGGATTTTATTTAGGTTTAAATTTTGCAGAAGGAAGCTACATTCAAGGACAAGGTAGCATCGGCGAAAAAGCTTCAGCAGAAAACGCCTTAAATCAAGCGATCAATAATGCAAAAAATTCATTATTCCCCGAACAAAACACAAAAGCCATAAGAAATGCGCAAAACGCTTTAAACAAAGTGAAAGATTCAAAAAAAATCGCTAACCGATTCGCAGGAAATGGTGGATCGGGCGGTCTTTTTAACGAACTCAGCTTTGGGTATAAATATTTTTTGGGTAAAAAAAGGATTATAGGGTTTAGGCACTCTCTTTTTTTCGGTTACCAACTTGGTGGCGTTGGTTCTGTTCCTGGTAGCGGTTTAATAGCTTTTTTACCCTATGGTTTCAATACGGATTTACTTATTAATTGGACTAACGATAAGCGAGCGTCCCAAAAATATGTTGAACGAAGGGTAAAAGGGCTTTCTATATTTTACAAAGATATGACCGGCAGAACGCTAGACGCTAATACATTAAAAAAAGCATCAAGGCACGTATTTAGAAAATCTTCAGGGCTTGTGATTGGCATGGAACTAGGGGCTAGCACTTGGTTTGCAAGTAACAATCTCACCCCTTTCAATCAAGTCAAAAGCCACACGATTTTTCAGTTACAAGGAAAATTTGGCGTTCGTTGGAATAATGATGAATACGATATTGATCGCTATGGCGATGAAATCTATCTTGGAGGTTCTAGTGTTGAATTAGGGGTTAAAGTGCCAGCCTTTAAAGTCAATTACTATAGCGATAATTATGGGGATAAATTGGATTATAAAAGAGTGGTGAGCGTTTATCTTAACTATACATATAACTTTAAAAACAAACATTAA